CCACAATATTCATACTCCTTCCAAACTTCAAACTGCCCACGTGCTCATCAACAACGGACACTAAATCACATCATCTTCACACGTCGGGACACTTGTCCTCACTGGTCCTCCAGCGACTCATCAACCATAAGGCCAAACTCATGGCCAGAGTTATTCACCTCATTCTCCTTCAACTTGGCTCTCTGCAGACAAGGAAGCTCATGAACTCCAACAGGGGACATGCCCACCCAGTTACGCCCCTGCCGCTATTGTCATAAAGACATTGGGCCAGTTACCTTCTCATGCTGTCTGCCCCCTGGCCCCTGCATGTGATATGGTTTTGTGTGGCCCCTGCCTAGGGTGCTGGGCCTCTCGTTGCAGCGGAACATTAAATTCTCCTTCCAATGACATCGGCCCCCTTAGCACTGCCACTCGTCACCTGTATGAATTAAGACCAAGCACGATGGAACACTATTCTCCAGTGAAAAAGGAACAGTCTAGATGAATCGCCACAGTCAGTGCCGAGCAAAAGACTCTGGGCATGCAAAGCACAGGCCGCCTCTGCGGCTGCACCTACATAAAGCATAAAAGCAGGCAAAACAGACGGAAGCTTCGAGAAGCCAGGTTAGTGGTGACCCTGGATGAGGCAGGGTGAGGTGTGGGGTGCTGTTTACATGGATATGTCATCAAATGGTAGCTTCCTTTTCTGGATGTGGATTATACTcgaattaaaagattttttaaaaataacaagtggCAGAATAGAAGTTTAAACCTGCATCTACTGACCTATAAtgcacatttttgtttatttatagatttttttccccttttttttttttttggtatcggggattgaacccaggggcacttaaccactgagccacatccccagccctttattacactttatttagagacaaggtcttgctgaattgttcAGGGCCTTCCTAAATCGCCGAGGCTGGCTgggaactcgtgatcctcctgcctcagcctcctgacttgctgggagtacaggcgtgGCCCACTGCATCTGGCCCATAACAGTTTGGACTGTCCTGAGGCCACGGGAAGGCAGAAATGGATGAAGGAGAATTCATCACTGCACTCATAGTTCCCGGGAGTGGTATGTCCCCACCCCCAGGCCAGGCCCTGGCTCTGCCTGCAGATTTCACACCGTCCTGTCCGCAGTCTTCTGGGCCAGACTTTCATGGGTGCTTCCCAGAGCAGAAGTCCAGGTGGGGAACGTGAACAAGCACCCAGCTCTGCGGCTTGGGACCAGGGGCTCTCAGGATTCCAACCGGGCAGGCCTGACtgtggcaagaccctgtctcaaacacaaaaaagggctggggatgtggctcagtggttaggcgccctgggttcaatctccagtacaaaaaaagaaagaaagaaaaaaagaagaagaagaagaagatcgTTAGGTCCTGTTCCCAGGAGGTTTGGGTGGGGCCACAGGATTTGCATTTCTGGTAAGTTCCCTGGTGATGCATCACCACCCTGGAGAACCACAGAACCACACAGAACCCCGGGGACTTGAAGGTGGTTGGTCCACAGGTTAAAGTCTGCAACTCAGAACAGAATACGGTCCGCCCGACGTTACTCATGATTTTGAGTGTTTTCACCAGTGTCTGGGGAGCACGTGCCGAGCTGTGGACCTTGGCTTCCCTTGAAGACACTGGACCTGGTGACACTGAGCCTGGGTCCCTGCACAGTGATGGTTGCCTAGACTCCCTGGGTGGGCCTCATTGTGCCTGGCTCCTCCGGGCTTCTGAGTTTGGGACCCTGCTTTTACAGAAGGGAGTCCTGAAGCCCAGAGAGAGGAAGCAATTTACCTAGAGTAACACAGCTCTCAGAACAGTGGCAGACACATCACTGGTACCCGTTGCCTTTCCACACAGACCACCCTCCCCATTCCCGGGGGGCGGGGGGTCCTCCTCACTCAGTACTCCTGCATGGACGGCTCCCCACCCCAGAAGCTTCCTACAATTTGGGGCTATGGTCACCTCAATTGTTGGAGCTCCCCAGGATCCAAGAGGTGGAAGAGAACTCCACCCCTCCACAGTTTCTCAGAGATGCTTCCAAACACAAGCTCAAACCCCACTTCAGCCACCCTTAGAGTCAGGTTCCAGCCAAGTGACCTTGGGCAGATCACTgaagagatttatatatatatatatattttttttttagtacaatgAGTAGCACTTAGAAAGCAGGCAGCAAACGATGATATGAGTGATCACATCAACACTGTATCAGTTCATCTGTAAAAATGTTAGTCTCAATTTACAGGAGCCCCATCCAGCAAAAGCTCACacaagctgggcacggtggcgcacgcctgtaattccagcagctcaggaggctgaggaaggaggatcagagccagcctcagcaaactcagtgagaccctgtctctaaataaaatacaaaataggtctggggatgtgactcagtggccaggtgcccctgagttcaatccctggtaccaaaaaaaaaaaaaaaaaaaaaaaaaaaagctctgatAAGTTGAGTGCTTATTGCTATCCATTTTCTGGGGGACACATAACCTGCCTCTTGTCCAGAAGCCCATGATCCCCACCTCGGCCCTGCACCCAGCTGCCCCAGGGAGGAAGCGGCCTGGAGAAGTGACAACCGTCACATAGGAAGAAGTTATCGACCAACTTATTTCCTGAGGCCTACTAAGTGCTTGGGCCCGAATGCACCCGCCTCCCAGGGCTCTGGGGACACTTCCTAGTGCACTGCGACAGGGCTGGGAAGTGAGCCGAGGTACCCACACCTTGGATGAAGAGTTCCAGAGCAGCAGCATAATGTAGGTGGCCACCCCGAGCAGGCCCGGCAGGCCGAAGGTGTAGTGCACACCGCTGAAGTCCTGGGTCACCTGCACGTAGTTAAAACTCGCCTGGGGACAAATAGCATTATAAGTATATCTGCAAGTGACACTCCCCTGTTccctccccacccttttttaCAGATCCTAGGTATCCAGGCCACCAAGGGTGATGGACATGAGGCTGGCCTAAAGAAGCCTTtctcacaaaaaaacaaataacccaatcaataactgTGCCAAGGAACTGACGGACACTTCTTGGAAgaggatatgcaatcaatcaacaaacctgaaaaaatgttcaacatctctagctcttagaaaactgcaaatcaaaactaagatttcatctcactccagtcagaatggcagtcatcaagaatacaagcaacagtaagtgttggcgaggatgtggggaaaaggcacactcatacattgctgcaaattggtgcagccaatctggaaagcagtatggagattccttggaaaacttggaatggaaccatcatttgacccagctgtgcctcgccttggtctatacccaaagaactcaaaaacagcagaccacagggacacagccacatcaatgtttaaagctgCACAATTCGTACTAGCTAacttatggaaccaacctagatgcccttcagtagatgaatggatagggaaactgtggtgtatacaCACGATGGacattactcagcactaaaagagaatagaatcatggcatttccaggtaaatggatgaagttggagaatataatgctaagtgaagcaagccaatcccccaaaaccaaaggtccaatgttttctttgatgtgagGAGGCTGCCTCATAAGGGTGATGGGGGGAGcactggaggaagggaggaacCTTAgagcaaagggagggaggggaagggagggggcaaggggatAGAAATGACGTGGAACGAgttggacatcactaccctaagttcAGGTgtaagacacaaatggtgtgaaaatacttggTGTACAgtcagtgacttgaaaaactgtgctctatatgtgtaatacgcAATGAGTTGCATTCGGCCaccatgtataacaaattagaataaattctaaaCAAATAGAAGCAGCAGCCCTTTCTCAGACTCGAACGTGCACTTACATCCCCTGAGACACTTGTTCAAACGCAGAGAAGAATCAGTGGCTCTGAGTGGGGCCCGAGATTTGtcatttctgctattattttacttacttagttttacatggtgctgaggattgaacccagggcctcacctgtactgggcaagtgctctgctgctgagccacggCCCCAGCCAAGACTTGGAGTTTCTGACAAGCTCCCCGGTGGTGCCAACGCTGCTGCTCCGCGGCCCACACTCTGAGTAGCCAGGGACTTGTGCGGTCATTACTCACATTCGAGGCTGATAATTCCgtgctgggggcagggagaggccgGCCTGTCcttgtaggatgtttagcagcaacCTGGcttctacattctttttttttttttttttggtaccagagattgaactcaggggcactcgaccactgagccacatcccagccctattttgtgttttatttagagacagggtctcactgagttgcttagggccttgcttttgctgaagttggctttgaactcacgatcctcctgcctcagcctcccaagccgctgggattacaggtgtgcgcccgGCTTGGCTTCCACATTCTACACGCGGGTAGCACCCCGTCTAGTTGCATCAAGGTGTTGTCACATATCCCCTGTGGGGGGGCGTGGGGGTGAACCTTGGTGTAGACAAGTTGAAGGTGAAGTCCGAAGGAAAGCCCTGACCACTGACTCCCATCCGCTGCTCCCTCCTCCGACAGCCCAGGTGCAAGCTGCGTCAGGCTGTCCCTCCCGGAACCTCCACTGTCTTCAGAATAAGAATTTAGGTCAGTCCTTCAGCTCGGGCAATGCGACCTTCCACCTCTGTGGTTCCACCAGCTCCAGGGGACCCCGTGCTCTGGCCACGAGAACGTCTCTCTGTCTCTTGGTTGGCCACGTGCTCTCCTGGCTGCCAAGCTGTTGTTCACGCAGCTCCTTCTGCCTCAAATACATTTCTCGATTCTTCAATGACTTACCTGTCACCACTCTCCTCAGATGTCTTCTGCTCCAGGACACATTTCCTGACCAGACCCAGGCCAGCTTAGACATCTAAACTCCAGTAGCATCTGGCtgaccttgctgagttgctgaggctggccttgaactcttgatcctcctgccttggcttcccaagctgctgggattacaggcgtgtgccaccgtgcctggtccctttttattcttattttgagaaagggccttgctaaattgctgaggcatcctcctgcctcagcctcccaaagctgctgagattacCAGAGGGCGCCACGTGCCCAAAGCCAGAGGACATGAAAAGACATCTGTTCACATGCAGAGATGAAAAGCAGAGGGCCTTATCTTTGGTCAAATCAAGCTTTGgtcaattctttattttgagttgGAAATGACTCCTGGAATGTCCATTGTTTATCCAAATTCagtcttcaaaagtcctttttcTCTGTgtcggtcttcaaactctttaGGATGTGTTGTCCCTAGACATTTCTCTTAGAAATACTTGATAACCGATTGTGTGCAGGATTCTGGTGTAATCATGACCTGCTGAGTACTGAAGGGAGAAAAATCCATCCCTGGGAAGAATTAAACTATGGAGAGTGGACAGCACCTGGATTATCAGCTGGGTTTTCCCTCTCTGGGTGCTGCTCCTCCCACCCACACAGTTTGTTAGCAGCAGCCCATGCAAAGTGACACAGCCTAAGTGACACAGTCCAAGTTAAACCAAGGAGCCCCTTTTCCAGAAAATTTGAAATTGGGACCAAGAGATTCTActtggctgcttttttttttttttttcctggggattaaacccgggCCCTGTACATGCACTATACCAAgggagctatctccccagccccacctggctGCTTTCTTGAAGCAAAAGACCACATTCTACCGTGTGGAGCAGAAGAGGAGGCAGGTCCACAGAGAGAATAGAGCAGATATtcaggaaaagcaaagaaagaagcaGAGCAGAAACTTCTTGGCATCTTTTCAAATGCAGTCATTCCAGGGTTTCCAGAAACATCCCTGTTCTTGGGTTCTAGAAACCCTGGCATTCTTAAAACAGATCCTTCTTATGCCTGAGCAAACTTGAATGAGCCAAGTACTTGTTCCCCAGCACCCTTGCACCAGCCAACCAGGGTGGGTCCCTCTCCCAGGCTTTGAAGTCAACCTAAGAAGGACCAGCACATGCCCACCACAGCCCATGGCCCCCCAGAGTGCCCACCAGGGACTCAGGAGTCTGCTGATGAAGCCCAAGCAGAGGGTATTCCTTGTCCAATTCCTTACCAGGCACTTGGCTCCCCCAATGGAGATCAAGCCAGCCAGCAGGCCCAGCACCATGGCAATCCAAGGGGAGGAAATCAGGTAGGCTGGCGCACTGGAAGCCACGCCTCCAGCCAGCACAGCGTTGTGCACGTGAAGCTGCAAAGAAACAGCAGGGGTGAATGAGGCGAGGCCGGAGGACCTGCCTTGCCCGGAGCTGGAAAGTGGCTGCAAAGCAACCTGTAATGTCCCTCCTGCTCTGTTGTCCCTCAGTGGGGACATGGCCTTCATCCATGGGCCTGCCccagtcccacccctcaggctggGAGCCAGCAGTCCTTCTGATTGGGAAGCACACAGGGAATCAGTGGGCAGGGGACGTTGCCCAGCACCCTGGCCACCCTTATTTGTGATGTGTTCTTGGGCACTTCGAAGAGCAGGGTTTCGCCACTCCTTGGGACAGGATCCAGTTCCATAAGGCAGGCCTTGTTCCTGGGTCCCCTCTCTGGGTGTCCTTCACTCCTGCAGAGCTGGAGTCTGGTCTTGCTCACGAGGCCCCAGAGCCCTGGGCCCCGGCACAGGTTCTGGGCTTTCCTGACCCTATACCAAGTCCTGCCTCCACAGATGACCACACCTGTGTGCTCCTAGACTGTCACCATGGAGCGCGAATGTGGCAATGTCAACCTCCCCTCAGTGCTGGAACTAGGCTATGAATTGTCATCGGTGACCACATTCCCTCCCTCTGCTCCGTGCCCTACATCTGCCATTTTCTCCCCAAACCTCCGGCTGGTGGATCTCTGCCTGATCATCATGGGAACTGGCTTTGCCTCTGGATTTCTCTTGTGTCCTCCCCAAACTTGTACCCACTAAGTCAATGGCAACAGCTAACACCGCCTAGCACCCAGTCCACATTAAGCACTTTGTGTGCATTCTCtcttcattcccattttacagatggggaaactgaggctcaacgAGTTGCAGTGGCTTGACCAAGGTCATGTGACtattggaacttttttttttttttaacttctgatGATGCTAATTCCATCTGGAGATTTCTTGGGAAAAGAGGAGAGGCTGAGTAACCCTGATCGCGTCTGTTCTGCTGACGGAGGTTTATGGAGGGTAGCTGGCTTCAGTTACTGGCAGAAATGGGGCTGAAATGGGGGCCTGTGTGTATAAACACTGGTGATTCGACGACTCCCTGCAGAGAGCCTGTGACCCTGTGACAGCCTCTAAGTCCCAGGGCCGTGGTGGCCACCTGGCCTCCTTCCTGTTTTGCCCACAGGAAGGCTTTGTCAGCCATGATCTTCCCGTGCGGCTGCTCTGGAGTGGGAGCAGGCCCTTCCTCACCAAGTTGATCTTCCCGTGGGGGTGAGCCAAAGCTGACACTGAGGTGGCCGTCACCGCGCTGACTGCCAGGGCGAAGTAGGTGTTGAGAAGAGCCGTCCTCTTTTCCTCTAGAAGGTTCAGCGGAGCAGAGTTGAAACTTGGCCAGAATATCCACAAGAAGAGAGTACCTGGGGGGGACCAGAGGGTCACTGGCCAGAGCCACACTCGGGCCCCACAGTCCTGAGCCTCCGGGGCTTCAGAGGAGGACCCTAGAGCTGGCGAGCCTCAGCTTGGCCCCTGTCCACGGCACCACCTCGGGTGGACCCTCGAGTTGGCAGGGGCCAGCCAGCAGGCTCCACAGGCAGGGAAACCAAGGTCCAGGAGATGGAATCTAACCCCAGCCGCCCGAGCCTGCCCATGTTAACCCGGGGCTTAGTTCCCTTTAGTTCTGCAgcgctggggaccaaacccagggcctcacacacgctcccaagtgctccaccactgagccgcaaccccggGCCCCAAAGGCtcacttttgaaaaatcaaagtgCGGCTTCAATTGGGTCCCATGGCCCCATACTCACGTGCCTGCTGCTGTTGGGCCCTCCGCCtgactcctttttcttttcttggtggggcagtaccagggatcaaacccagaggggctccatcactgagccacagccacagccctttttgtttttgtttttttgtagctgaacacagtgcctttattatgtacttatttatttatttatcgtggtgctgaggattgaacccagtgcctcatacatgtggggcaagcgctccaccactgagccgcaaccccagtcCCCACCGCCCTTCTTTAATagtttattgagagacagggtctcgttgagttgcttagggccttgcaaaactgctgaggctgcctttgaactcatgatccccctgcctcagcctcctgagcggctgatTTTGCAGGCGTGCCGCGCAGTAGCGCAGGACTTCTGCCTGATTTCTTCCAAGCCCCTCCCGGCCACCTAAGCTGGTCACTCCCCCGCGGCTTTTCAGAATCCATTACTCCCGGATCCTTCCCACCTGTTCCTACTCAGGGCCCCAGTTTCTCACTTGCCCGATTCCCTCCCTTCAGCTGAGGACCAAAGGAGGAACCCAAGCTCCGCTGCAGTGAGCCTCCCTGTCCATCGGGCACCAGTGAAGAGGGGCCCTTGGAAGGAAATGCTTCTTTCAAAGGCAGGAACTCAGCATGGGTCCCCGGGAAGGGCCTCAGGCCCTCCATGGAGGGGGGGAGCCATCTTCACCACAGCCCTGGGAGGAAGGATGGAGCCTCACCCTTGCTACGACCTCCAGGAGGACCCTGAGCCATCTGCTGTCCCCTCACCTCGCACACTTCACCTCGAGGCTCGGCCCAGGCAGGGGGTCGCCAGGCCACCTTGTCCTTACCCAGCATGCCAAACAGACTGGAGGGCGTGGCCATCTGGGTCTTCTTCTCCGATCCCTTGGGAAGAGGCTTTGCGAGGCACCTGGCCACAATCACCCCAAAATAGGCCGCGAAAGTGGGGAAGAACAAGATGTCCATGTGGTGGTCCAACTGCAAGGAAAGCCCAGGGGGTCGTGAGTGTCCCCATCCTCTGAGCCTCCTGGAGGAGGCACGACTGGAAGTCACCAGGTGCACTCCGAGCTTCTCCCGCCTCTGCCAGCCGCCTCCCCCTCGGAGGTGCCCAGGGGCAGCGGGGGTGAATTCCCAGGTCCATTTAGGTGAGTCACAGGGCCACATGGACGTCACCCCCTTCTTCCCGCTTTTCAGCTGCATTTCAACTCCGCCTGGAGGGACGAGGGATAGAAATTTTGCAACAGGCAGCAACCAGACTTCCTCGGATGCCACACCGCAGCCCAGAGCGCCTGCTGGACACAGGCTGGTCTCACCTCTCGGGGGTTAAGTTAGTGAGACTTCACAGCTCACTTAGGGGGCTGCTGGGAGCCGCTGCAGCTGTGCCTTCCCCAAATGTCCAGAATTGGCGGAATTTTTCCTGTCTCTCCCCGTGGACCCCACCTTGCTTTGAGCCACTCTGTCACCCCAAATTCCTGCAATAACCTCCCACAGGACCCCTGTTCCCACCTTACCCCACTGACTGTTCTCCAGGCAGCAGAAGTTGACCTGAGTCCCACCTCGTCTCTGCTCTGCCCAGAGTCCTGCAGG
This region of Ictidomys tridecemlineatus isolate mIctTri1 chromosome 11, mIctTri1.hap1, whole genome shotgun sequence genomic DNA includes:
- the Rhce gene encoding blood group Rh(CE) polypeptide isoform X2, giving the protein MSAITVLISAGMVLGKANLVQLTVMTLLEVTAIGIMRTVGSTFFQLDHHMDILFFPTFAAYFGVIVARCLAKPLPKGSEKKTQMATPSSLFGMLGTLFLWIFWPSFNSAPLNLLEEKRTALLNTYFALAVSAVTATSVSALAHPHGKINLLHVHNAVLAGGVASSAPAYLISSPWIAMVLGLLAGLISIGGAKCLASFNYVQVTQDFSGVHYTFGLPGLLGVATYIMLLLWNSSSKVTGNQMLTMMGAFSFAVLMSLASGLLTGLLLRLKIWKAPHEAKYFEDQTFWEFPHLAAGF
- the Rhce gene encoding blood group Rh(CE) polypeptide isoform X1, with amino-acid sequence MDILFFPTFAAYFGVIVARCLAKPLPKGSEKKTQMATPSSLFGMLGTLFLWIFWPSFNSAPLNLLEEKRTALLNTYFALAVSAVTATSVSALAHPHGKINLLHVHNAVLAGGVASSAPAYLISSPWIAMVLGLLAGLISIGGAKCLASFNYVQVTQDFSGVHYTFGLPGLLGVATYIMLLLWNSSSKVTGNQMLTMMGAFSFAVLMSLASGLLTGLLLRLKIWKAPHEAKYFEDQTFWEFPHLAAGF